A window of the Roseburia sp. 831b genome harbors these coding sequences:
- a CDS encoding YhgE/Pip domain-containing protein — translation MNNIWKIFITDLKGLIKNPLAFIIAVGLCVLPSLYAWFNVYSNWNPYGNTSNIQIAIISEDEGYTEDDGTYVNMGDEVVEEMEAKTTITWTVVDTAEEATDGVYSGKYYAAVVISKDFTKSMYHALETDFDANPTITYYENEKKNAIATKITDSAVSSLTQSTNEKFIEVVTSAIFEKTNILAEDIKQDDSMATLEAKLQQLNTNLTSYSNLVTTFMESNESLTKAVDDASDEMPAISSSIKNGANSISKANTDLQNTQASLENFKQNITNTLSTINNSLNAVATDIENAGIAEDAAATAKSAQQAASDTAELIKQLNDLKQTLQDTANGSQDQQEAEDAIQSVIDTIDSLLNGADDIQGQLDNLLGNSGIELPDVNVDVDKDQIQSEVEKLVGDSVNTATDSIKNSLNNCSKSIENMKSLYTNSLVPEMNTMVDSMSKVLNNVTNVLNGLSTTVGDMTNIFDGIETTISGTNDSLEQIKEVIDNVNAKIEELLNKLQNAEEDEKVQVILDVMEGDPESYGEYFSAPVTMTTEPVYPIANYGSAMTPFYSVLAIWVGMTILVSILKVKAEPKGLTNVKSYQLFFGRYLLFLLLNEVQAVIIVLGDIYILHCQVMYPGLFFLAAALTSLTFSLLIYALTLSFGDIGKALAVVVMVIQIAGSSGTFPIELLPTVYQKIYIFFPFPYAINAIRETIGGMYADTYVKSLSELLIFAVGALIVGLVIRIPFVGINHYMEERMEDTKMM, via the coding sequence ATGAATAATATTTGGAAAATTTTTATAACAGACCTCAAAGGACTGATAAAGAATCCGCTTGCATTTATCATTGCAGTGGGGCTTTGCGTGCTACCATCTTTGTATGCGTGGTTTAATGTTTACTCGAACTGGAATCCGTATGGAAATACTTCAAATATTCAGATTGCGATTATTTCGGAGGATGAAGGATATACGGAAGATGATGGAACCTACGTTAACATGGGTGATGAAGTCGTGGAGGAGATGGAAGCTAAGACAACAATAACATGGACTGTCGTAGATACAGCCGAAGAAGCAACGGACGGTGTTTACAGTGGAAAGTATTATGCTGCGGTTGTAATCAGTAAAGATTTTACAAAGAGTATGTATCATGCACTTGAAACAGACTTTGATGCAAATCCGACTATCACATATTATGAAAATGAGAAGAAAAATGCGATTGCAACCAAAATTACGGACTCCGCAGTTTCTTCCCTGACACAAAGTACCAATGAAAAATTTATTGAAGTTGTTACAAGTGCCATCTTTGAAAAGACAAATATTCTGGCTGAGGATATCAAACAGGATGACAGTATGGCAACATTAGAGGCAAAGCTTCAGCAGTTAAATACAAATCTGACTTCTTATAGCAACCTGGTTACAACTTTTATGGAAAGCAATGAATCCCTAACTAAGGCAGTTGATGATGCGAGTGACGAGATGCCAGCAATCAGTTCTTCCATTAAGAATGGTGCAAACAGCATTTCAAAGGCAAATACGGATTTACAGAATACACAGGCATCTTTGGAAAACTTTAAACAGAATATTACGAATACATTATCAACCATTAACAATTCATTGAATGCAGTTGCAACAGATATTGAAAATGCCGGAATTGCAGAGGATGCTGCAGCAACAGCAAAGAGTGCGCAGCAGGCAGCCAGTGATACGGCAGAATTAATCAAACAGTTGAACGATTTGAAACAGACATTACAGGATACTGCAAATGGAAGCCAGGATCAGCAGGAAGCCGAAGATGCAATCCAGTCTGTTATTGATACCATTGATTCCCTTTTGAACGGAGCAGATGATATTCAAGGACAATTGGATAATTTACTGGGAAACAGTGGAATTGAGCTTCCGGATGTCAATGTAGACGTTGACAAAGACCAGATTCAGTCTGAGGTCGAAAAACTTGTTGGTGACAGTGTAAATACAGCGACTGACAGCATTAAAAATTCATTAAACAATTGCAGCAAATCAATTGAAAATATGAAGAGCCTTTACACAAACAGCCTTGTGCCAGAGATGAACACGATGGTGGACAGCATGTCAAAAGTGTTAAATAATGTGACGAATGTTTTGAATGGTCTGAGCACAACAGTTGGAGATATGACCAATATTTTTGATGGAATTGAGACAACAATATCTGGTACAAATGACAGCCTAGAACAGATTAAAGAAGTAATTGATAATGTAAATGCAAAAATTGAAGAACTGTTGAATAAATTGCAGAATGCCGAGGAGGATGAGAAGGTTCAGGTTATCCTAGATGTAATGGAAGGTGACCCGGAAAGTTATGGAGAATACTTCTCAGCGCCGGTTACAATGACCACAGAGCCAGTCTATCCGATTGCCAATTATGGCTCCGCAATGACACCATTCTATTCGGTTCTGGCAATCTGGGTGGGAATGACGATTCTGGTTTCTATTTTGAAAGTAAAGGCAGAGCCAAAGGGACTTACAAATGTGAAGTCTTACCAGCTTTTCTTTGGAAGATATTTATTATTTTTGCTGTTGAATGAGGTACAGGCAGTCATAATTGTGTTAGGTGATATTTATATCCTGCATTGTCAGGTGATGTATCCGGGACTGTTTTTCTTAGCAGCTGCACTGACAAGTCTGACCTTTAGTTTGTTGATTTATGCATTGACGTTATCCTTTGGTGATATCGGAAAAGCATTAGCAGTTGTTGTCATGGTAATTCAGATTGCAGGTTCAAGCGGAACCTTCCCAATCGAGTTGCTTCCAACGGTATATCAGAAAATTTATATTTTCTTCCCATTCCCGTATGCAATCAATGCGATTCGTGAGACAATCGGAGGAATGTATGCAGATACCTATGTGAAATCATTGTCAGAGTTGTTGATTTTTGCAGTGGGAGCGTTAATTGTTGGTTTGGTAATCCGTATTCCGTTCGTGGGCATTAACCACTATATGGAAGAACGTATGGAAGACACAAAGATGATGTAG
- the ilvN gene encoding acetolactate synthase small subunit, with the protein MRRQVLSLLVENNPGVTSHISGLFSRRGYNIDSFSSGVTADPRYTRITIVASGDEQILEQIEKQLAKLEDVLDIKKLESGSSVTRELILVKIRAKDTERQPIMNVTEIFHGKVVDVTRDSMVIELTGHQDKLEAFLDLLQGYEILELARTGITGLTRGSADVKILD; encoded by the coding sequence ATGAGAAGACAGGTTTTATCATTATTAGTTGAGAATAATCCGGGAGTGACAAGTCATATCTCAGGTCTGTTTAGCCGCAGAGGCTATAACATTGACAGTTTTTCATCCGGAGTGACAGCGGATCCAAGATACACAAGAATCACGATTGTTGCCAGCGGTGATGAACAGATTTTAGAGCAGATTGAGAAGCAGCTTGCAAAGCTTGAGGATGTATTAGATATTAAGAAGTTAGAATCCGGTTCTTCTGTGACAAGAGAACTGATTTTAGTTAAAATCCGGGCAAAGGACACGGAACGTCAGCCGATTATGAATGTAACTGAGATTTTTCATGGCAAAGTTGTAGACGTGACGCGCGATTCCATGGTGATTGAACTTACCGGACATCAGGATAAGTTAGAGGCTTTTCTTGATTTGTTGCAGGGATATGAGATACTGGAATTGGCCCGTACAGGAATTACAGGACTGACAAGAGGTTCAGCCGATGTTAAAATTTTAGATTAA
- a CDS encoding YhgE/Pip domain-containing protein — MKNIFKIFLSDFKRLSRNVVAVVVIMGLTIIPCLYAWFNIFSNWDPYGESSTSNLKIAVASEDEGYSLEGLSINVGDSVISALETNTTIGWVFVDTAKEATDGVYSGEYYAALVIPSDFTSTLMSFLDGELKHPEIIYYENEKKNAIAPKITSKAQKTVGEQVNATFISTIAETLMKVSGSVSGVEVDGSSLTDVVISNLNDLSGDLQTYVNILNSFVSITSSANSLVETTQTVLPNVEGVVKNGQGTVNSMESALLAASGSADSIADMVSYSFDLLNASLNDLDSLVNSGTSNIEDWQNGANNGITGAQAIMPYLKQIFDGAVNEWTDDSNSAQVEEIRAQLDTISADLDQLKDTSGQGVEHLKELQQKISGEITTCKNQIEGLRSTFNYNVKPQLDSTVRSVQSSLVSAQAILNGVDTDFSDVSEALDGYAATISQGNESIASSAEMAQELLTGLKGIITEITELQNSEQYQKILEMVKSDPALMGEFISSPVNLDTVEAYHIDNYGSAMAPFYTILALWVGALILVALIHVKVEPEEGITNVKQYQRYFGRYITFFLVGQAQALITVLGDLFYARIQCKEPVLFWLAAAISSFAFTLFIYSLTVAFGNVGEAIAVIVMVIQVAGAGCTFPIEVLPGVFKSIYKYLPFQFGMNAMKETIGGLYAADYWKYISSYIFVIVLSLVIGLGLEIPFRKLNHMIERSKEKSDVML; from the coding sequence TTGAAGAACATATTTAAAATATTCCTTTCAGATTTCAAACGGTTAAGCCGCAATGTAGTAGCGGTTGTAGTGATTATGGGATTAACGATTATTCCATGCCTTTATGCCTGGTTTAATATTTTTTCAAACTGGGATCCGTATGGGGAATCTTCAACTTCGAATCTAAAGATTGCAGTTGCATCTGAGGATGAGGGATATTCTTTGGAAGGATTGTCAATCAATGTAGGTGACAGCGTTATATCTGCGCTTGAAACCAATACAACGATTGGATGGGTGTTTGTAGATACTGCAAAGGAGGCAACAGATGGTGTATATTCTGGAGAATATTATGCTGCACTTGTGATTCCGTCAGATTTTACAAGCACATTGATGAGCTTTTTGGATGGCGAGTTAAAGCATCCTGAGATTATTTATTATGAGAATGAAAAGAAGAATGCAATTGCACCAAAGATTACAAGTAAAGCGCAAAAGACGGTTGGAGAACAGGTTAATGCGACTTTCATCAGTACAATCGCAGAAACCTTAATGAAAGTAAGTGGTTCTGTTTCCGGAGTAGAAGTGGATGGCAGTTCGCTTACAGATGTAGTTATATCCAATCTAAATGATTTGAGTGGTGATTTGCAGACCTATGTAAACATCTTGAATTCGTTTGTCAGTATCACATCTTCTGCGAACAGTCTGGTTGAGACAACACAGACCGTATTACCGAATGTGGAAGGAGTTGTGAAAAATGGGCAGGGAACTGTCAATTCCATGGAGAGTGCGTTACTTGCAGCATCGGGCAGCGCAGACAGCATTGCAGATATGGTTTCTTACAGTTTTGATTTGCTGAATGCAAGCTTGAACGATTTGGATAGTCTGGTTAACTCCGGTACATCCAATATTGAAGACTGGCAGAATGGTGCAAACAATGGAATTACGGGTGCCCAGGCGATTATGCCATATTTAAAACAGATTTTTGATGGTGCCGTAAATGAGTGGACAGATGATTCAAATTCTGCGCAGGTGGAAGAAATCAGAGCGCAGTTAGATACGATTTCAGCGGATTTAGATCAGTTAAAAGATACATCCGGTCAGGGAGTGGAACATTTAAAGGAACTTCAACAGAAAATCTCCGGTGAGATTACAACATGTAAGAACCAGATTGAGGGATTGCGTTCCACATTTAATTATAATGTGAAACCACAGCTGGATTCGACAGTAAGAAGTGTACAAAGTTCCCTTGTCTCAGCACAGGCAATTTTAAATGGTGTCGATACAGACTTCTCAGATGTCTCAGAGGCATTGGATGGGTACGCTGCAACCATCAGCCAGGGCAATGAATCTATCGCAAGTTCTGCAGAAATGGCGCAGGAACTTTTGACTGGGTTAAAAGGCATTATTACAGAAATTACAGAGTTACAAAATAGTGAGCAGTATCAAAAGATTCTTGAAATGGTAAAGAGTGACCCGGCACTTATGGGTGAATTCATCTCATCTCCGGTCAACCTAGACACCGTTGAGGCATACCACATCGATAACTATGGTTCTGCAATGGCACCATTCTATACCATTTTAGCATTGTGGGTAGGAGCCTTGATTCTGGTTGCCTTAATTCACGTAAAAGTAGAGCCGGAAGAGGGCATTACGAATGTGAAACAGTATCAGCGTTATTTTGGAAGATACATTACTTTCTTCTTGGTAGGGCAGGCGCAGGCTTTGATTACTGTTCTGGGAGACTTGTTCTATGCGAGAATTCAGTGTAAAGAGCCGGTATTATTCTGGCTTGCCGCTGCGATAAGCAGTTTTGCATTTACATTGTTTATTTATTCCTTAACCGTTGCATTTGGAAATGTAGGTGAGGCCATTGCGGTTATCGTCATGGTAATCCAGGTGGCGGGTGCCGGCTGTACGTTCCCGATTGAAGTGCTTCCTGGCGTCTTTAAAAGCATCTATAAGTACCTTCCGTTCCAGTTTGGTATGAATGCAATGAAAGAGACGATTGGTGGACTTTATGCGGCGGATTACTGGAAGTATATCAGTTCCTATATCTTCGTGATTGTGTTATCACTTGTGATTGGTCTTGGATTGGAAATCCCATTCCGTAAGTTAAACCACATGATTGAGCGCAGTAAAGAAAAATCAGATGTTATGCTTTAG
- the ilvC gene encoding ketol-acid reductoisomerase, with product MAAKIYYQEDCNLSLLDGKTIAVIGYGSQGHAHALNLKESGCNVIIGLYEGSKSWKRAEEQGFKVYTAAEAAKQADIIMILINDELQADMYKKDIEPNLEPGNMLMFAHGFNIHYGCIKPPKDVDVTMIAPKAPGHTVRSEYQAGKGTPCLVAVEQDATGKALDLALAYGLGIGGARAGLLETTFRTETETDLFGEQAVLCGGVCALMQAGFETLCEAGYDPRNAYFECIHEMKLIVDLIYQSGFAGMRYSISNTAEYGDYITGPKIVTEDTKKAMKQILTDIQDGTFAKDFLLDMSPAGRQVHFKAMRKLASEHPSEKVGAEIRKLYSWNNENDKLINN from the coding sequence ATGGCAGCAAAAATTTATTATCAGGAAGATTGTAACCTTTCACTTTTAGACGGAAAGACAATCGCAGTTATCGGTTATGGTAGCCAGGGACATGCACATGCATTAAACTTAAAGGAATCCGGATGTAATGTCATCATTGGACTTTATGAAGGAAGCAAATCCTGGAAGAGAGCAGAAGAACAGGGATTTAAAGTTTATACAGCAGCAGAAGCAGCAAAACAGGCTGATATCATCATGATCTTAATCAACGATGAACTTCAGGCAGATATGTACAAGAAAGACATTGAGCCAAACCTTGAGCCAGGTAACATGTTAATGTTTGCACATGGTTTCAACATTCATTACGGATGTATCAAACCACCAAAGGATGTCGATGTAACAATGATTGCACCAAAAGCTCCAGGTCATACAGTTCGTTCTGAATATCAGGCAGGAAAAGGAACACCTTGTCTTGTAGCAGTAGAGCAGGATGCAACAGGAAAAGCACTTGATTTAGCACTTGCTTATGGTCTTGGAATCGGTGGAGCAAGAGCTGGTCTTCTTGAGACAACATTCCGTACAGAGACAGAGACAGACCTCTTCGGTGAGCAGGCAGTACTTTGTGGTGGTGTTTGTGCATTGATGCAGGCAGGTTTCGAAACACTTTGCGAAGCTGGATATGATCCAAGAAACGCATACTTCGAATGTATCCATGAGATGAAATTAATCGTAGACTTAATCTACCAGTCAGGTTTTGCAGGAATGAGATATTCTATCTCTAACACAGCTGAATATGGTGATTACATCACAGGACCTAAGATTGTGACAGAAGATACCAAGAAAGCAATGAAACAGATTCTGACAGATATCCAGGATGGTACATTTGCAAAAGACTTCTTACTTGATATGTCACCAGCAGGTCGCCAGGTTCACTTCAAAGCTATGAGAAAGCTTGCATCTGAGCATCCATCAGAGAAGGTTGGTGCAGAGATTCGTAAACTTTACAGCTGGAACAACGAGAACGACAAACTCATCAACAACTAA
- the leuS gene encoding leucine--tRNA ligase yields the protein MAELYNHKVVEKKWQKVWDDEKAFAATDDYSKPKYYALVEFPYPSGQGLHVGHPRPYTALDIVARKRRMQGYNVLYPMGWDAFGLPTENYAIKNKVHPKIVTEKNVAHFKEQLHSLGYSFDWDREINTTDPEYYKWTQWIFLKLFKAGLAYKKEMPINWCTSCKVGLANEEVVNGVCERCGAPVVQKVKSEWMLKITEYADKLIEGLDDVDYIERVKVSQKNWIGRSNGAEVDFAIKGKEDKLRIYTTRCDTLFGVTYMVVSPEHPYLDKYQSDIKNWDEIIAYREAAARKSDFERAELAKEKTGVAIDGLTAINPVSGKEIPIWVSDYVLMTYGTGAIMAVPAHDERDWEFAKKFNLPMVQVVAKDGEEVDISKEAFTDVATGVLINSDFLNGLEVKAAKEKMISYLEENKIGKAKTNYKLRDWVFSRQRYWGEPIPIVHCDKCGFVPVDESELPLLLPEVDSYMPTDNGESPLAAMTDWVNTTCPCCGGPAKRETDTMPQWAGSSWYFLRYTDPHNKEALASPEALKYWLPVDWYNGGMEHTTLHLLYSRFWHKFLYDQHIVPTKEPYQKRTSHGMILGENGEKMSKSRGNVVNPDDIVREYGADTLRTYEMFIGAFDLAASWSEDGVKGCRRFLDRVWKLQDIMTQEEGYSADLETKMHQTIKKVSNDFENLKYNTAIAAMMALINDFYKKNSITKGEFKTLITLLNPVAPHITEELWQTIGEEGRLYQQSWPEFDEAKTVESTVEIAVQINGKTKGTLAIGKDDPKDEVIAKAKEVIADKLTGNIVKEIYVPGRIVNIVMK from the coding sequence ATGGCAGAACTTTATAATCATAAAGTGGTCGAAAAAAAATGGCAGAAAGTCTGGGATGATGAGAAGGCTTTCGCAGCAACAGACGATTATTCCAAACCAAAATATTATGCATTGGTAGAATTCCCATATCCATCCGGACAGGGATTACATGTAGGTCACCCAAGACCTTATACAGCACTTGATATTGTGGCAAGAAAGAGAAGAATGCAAGGATACAATGTCCTTTATCCAATGGGCTGGGATGCATTTGGTCTTCCAACCGAGAACTATGCAATCAAGAATAAGGTTCATCCTAAGATTGTAACAGAAAAGAACGTTGCTCATTTTAAAGAACAGCTTCATTCTCTTGGTTATTCTTTCGACTGGGATAGAGAAATCAATACCACAGATCCAGAATACTACAAATGGACACAGTGGATTTTCTTAAAACTTTTCAAAGCAGGTTTGGCTTACAAGAAAGAAATGCCAATCAACTGGTGTACCTCCTGTAAAGTCGGTCTTGCAAATGAAGAGGTTGTAAATGGTGTCTGCGAGCGTTGTGGCGCACCGGTCGTTCAGAAAGTAAAGAGCGAGTGGATGTTGAAGATTACAGAATACGCAGATAAATTGATTGAGGGATTGGATGACGTTGATTACATCGAGCGTGTCAAAGTATCCCAGAAGAACTGGATTGGACGTTCCAACGGTGCAGAAGTTGATTTTGCAATCAAAGGAAAAGAAGATAAACTCCGTATTTATACCACACGTTGTGATACCTTATTCGGTGTTACTTACATGGTTGTTTCCCCGGAACATCCATACCTTGATAAATATCAGAGCGACATCAAGAACTGGGATGAAATCATAGCATACCGTGAAGCTGCTGCAAGAAAATCAGACTTTGAGAGAGCTGAGCTTGCAAAAGAAAAGACAGGTGTTGCAATTGATGGTCTTACTGCAATCAACCCTGTTTCTGGAAAAGAGATTCCAATCTGGGTATCGGATTATGTATTGATGACATACGGAACAGGTGCTATCATGGCGGTACCTGCACACGACGAAAGAGACTGGGAATTTGCTAAGAAATTCAATCTTCCAATGGTACAGGTTGTCGCAAAAGACGGCGAGGAAGTTGATATTTCAAAAGAAGCATTTACAGATGTTGCAACAGGTGTATTAATCAACTCTGATTTCTTAAATGGCTTAGAAGTAAAAGCTGCAAAAGAGAAGATGATTTCATATTTAGAGGAAAATAAAATCGGAAAGGCTAAGACAAATTATAAATTAAGAGACTGGGTATTCTCACGTCAGAGATATTGGGGAGAGCCAATTCCGATTGTTCATTGTGACAAGTGTGGCTTTGTTCCGGTTGACGAGAGCGAACTTCCATTGCTTCTTCCAGAAGTTGACAGCTACATGCCAACAGACAATGGAGAATCACCACTTGCAGCCATGACAGACTGGGTAAATACGACCTGTCCATGCTGCGGTGGCCCGGCTAAGAGAGAGACTGACACAATGCCTCAGTGGGCAGGTTCTTCCTGGTATTTCTTAAGATATACAGATCCACACAACAAAGAAGCATTGGCAAGTCCGGAGGCTTTAAAATACTGGCTTCCAGTTGACTGGTACAATGGTGGTATGGAACATACAACCTTACATCTTCTTTATTCCAGATTCTGGCATAAATTCCTTTATGACCAGCATATTGTTCCAACCAAAGAGCCTTACCAGAAGAGAACTTCCCATGGTATGATTCTTGGAGAGAACGGCGAGAAGATGTCAAAATCCAGAGGAAACGTTGTAAATCCAGATGATATCGTAAGAGAATACGGTGCAGATACCCTTAGAACTTACGAAATGTTTATCGGAGCCTTTGATTTGGCTGCTTCCTGGTCCGAGGATGGTGTAAAAGGATGCCGTCGTTTCTTAGACCGTGTATGGAAGTTACAGGATATCATGACACAGGAGGAAGGATATTCTGCTGACCTTGAGACAAAGATGCACCAGACCATCAAGAAGGTTTCAAACGATTTTGAGAACCTCAAATACAATACAGCAATTGCAGCAATGATGGCATTAATCAATGACTTCTATAAAAAGAATTCCATCACAAAAGGGGAATTCAAGACCTTAATCACACTGTTAAATCCGGTTGCGCCTCATATCACAGAGGAATTATGGCAGACAATCGGAGAAGAGGGAAGATTATACCAGCAGTCATGGCCGGAATTTGATGAGGCAAAAACAGTAGAAAGTACTGTTGAGATTGCCGTTCAGATTAACGGAAAGACAAAAGGAACTCTTGCAATTGGAAAAGATGATCCAAAAGATGAGGTCATTGCAAAAGCAAAAGAAGTAATTGCAGATAAATTAACCGGTAACATCGTAAAAGAAATCTATGTTCCTGGAAGAATTGTAAACATTGTAATGAAATAG
- a CDS encoding TM2 domain-containing protein codes for MYCRNCGQQYATDEAVMCVKCGVQKGTGNNFCPQCGQPTPPNSVVCLNCGVSLQNYGMQPQKSKMAAGLLGIFLGGWGIHNFYLGNTTRGIIQIIVTIVTCGIGAIWGLVEGIMILTGAINTDAKGNPLKD; via the coding sequence ATGTATTGTAGAAATTGTGGTCAGCAGTATGCAACCGATGAAGCTGTGATGTGTGTAAAATGTGGCGTACAGAAAGGTACAGGAAATAATTTCTGTCCACAGTGTGGTCAGCCAACACCTCCAAACAGCGTAGTATGCTTAAACTGTGGTGTTTCTTTACAGAATTATGGCATGCAGCCACAGAAGTCAAAGATGGCAGCCGGATTGCTTGGTATCTTTTTAGGAGGATGGGGAATTCATAACTTCTATCTTGGAAATACAACAAGAGGTATTATCCAGATTATTGTAACAATTGTTACATGTGGAATTGGCGCAATCTGGGGATTAGTAGAAGGTATTATGATTTTAACAGGTGCAATCAACACCGATGCCAAAGGAAATCCATTAAAAGATTAA
- a CDS encoding LysR family transcriptional regulator — protein sequence MNQNLSSYRIFYTVANAGNISKAAKELYISQPAISKSIQKLEESVGCKLFSRSSRGVVLTEEGKLLYEHVSDAFETLTLGEEKLRRSIELGVGHLKIGVSSTLCKYLLLPYLKEFIRQNPHISISITCQSTNDTLKLLEDNKIDIGLIGKPGSLKNIHFDFLEEIEDIFVATKDYLRNLKARGVTKNQILQSSTLMLLDKNNMTRQYIDDYLQENQIQVRDSIDISNMDLLIDFARISVGVACVIKNFVKEDLESGALIEIPLGIPIHKREVGFAYKTNIHPSKSLSDFIEFYQNYNK from the coding sequence ATGAATCAGAATCTATCCTCATACCGTATCTTTTATACGGTTGCGAACGCAGGCAATATTTCAAAGGCTGCAAAAGAACTTTACATCAGCCAGCCTGCCATCAGTAAATCCATTCAGAAATTAGAAGAAAGTGTCGGATGCAAACTTTTTTCCAGAAGCTCAAGGGGGGTTGTGTTAACCGAAGAGGGAAAACTGCTTTATGAGCACGTCAGCGATGCCTTTGAGACCTTAACGCTTGGAGAAGAGAAGCTGCGCCGCTCCATCGAGCTTGGTGTGGGACATTTGAAAATCGGAGTCAGTTCTACCCTTTGTAAATATTTACTGCTTCCCTATCTGAAAGAATTTATCCGTCAAAACCCGCATATTTCCATCTCCATCACCTGTCAGTCCACAAATGATACCTTAAAACTTCTTGAGGATAACAAAATTGACATCGGACTGATTGGAAAGCCGGGCAGCCTGAAAAATATTCACTTCGACTTTCTAGAAGAAATCGAGGATATCTTCGTTGCAACCAAGGATTATCTTCGCAACCTAAAAGCACGTGGTGTTACAAAAAATCAGATTTTACAGAGTTCTACCCTGATGCTTCTTGATAAAAACAACATGACACGCCAATACATCGATGACTATCTTCAGGAAAACCAGATTCAGGTCCGTGATTCCATCGATATCTCCAACATGGACCTTTTGATTGATTTTGCAAGAATCAGCGTCGGCGTTGCCTGTGTCATCAAAAATTTTGTAAAAGAAGATTTAGAAAGCGGCGCCTTAATCGAAATCCCGCTTGGAATTCCAATCCACAAACGTGAAGTCGGCTTTGCCTACAAGACAAACATTCACCCTTCAAAATCACTTTCGGATTTTATCGAATTTTATCAGAATTACAACAAATAA
- a CDS encoding GGGtGRT protein → MALFESYERRIDQINAVLNSYGISSIEEAEKITKDAGLDVYNQVKKIQPICFENACWAYTVGAAIAIKKGCTRAADAAAAIGEGLQAFCIPGSVADHRKVGLGHGNLGKMLLEEETECFCFLAGHESFAAAEGAIGIAEKANKVRQKPLRVILNGLGKDAAQIISRINGFTFVETKYDYKEAKLNVVYEKAYSDGLRATVKCYGADDVQEGVAIMHHENVGVSITGNSTNPTRFQHPVAGTYKKECIEQGKKYFSVASGGGTGRTLHPDNMAAGPASYGMTDTMGRMHSDAQFAGSSSVPAHVEMMGLIGMGNNPMVGATVAVAVSIEEAHKAGKF, encoded by the coding sequence ATGGCTTTATTTGAATCATATGAAAGAAGAATTGACCAGATTAACGCTGTATTAAACAGCTATGGTATCAGCTCTATCGAAGAAGCTGAAAAAATTACAAAAGATGCTGGACTTGACGTTTACAATCAGGTAAAGAAAATCCAGCCTATCTGTTTCGAGAACGCTTGCTGGGCTTACACAGTAGGTGCTGCAATCGCAATCAAAAAAGGATGTACAAGAGCTGCTGATGCTGCCGCAGCAATCGGTGAAGGTCTTCAGGCATTCTGTATCCCAGGTTCTGTTGCTGACCACAGAAAAGTAGGTTTAGGACATGGTAACCTTGGTAAAATGTTATTAGAGGAAGAGACAGAATGTTTCTGTTTCTTAGCTGGACATGAGTCTTTCGCAGCTGCTGAAGGTGCTATCGGTATCGCTGAAAAAGCTAACAAAGTACGTCAGAAACCATTAAGAGTTATCTTAAACGGTTTAGGAAAAGATGCTGCACAGATTATCTCCCGTATCAATGGATTTACATTTGTAGAGACAAAATACGACTACAAAGAAGCTAAATTAAACGTAGTATACGAGAAAGCATACTCTGATGGACTTCGTGCAACTGTAAAATGTTACGGTGCTGATGATGTTCAGGAAGGTGTTGCAATCATGCATCATGAGAATGTAGGTGTATCTATCACAGGTAACTCTACAAACCCAACACGTTTCCAGCATCCAGTTGCAGGTACATACAAGAAAGAATGTATCGAGCAGGGTAAGAAATACTTCTCCGTAGCATCCGGTGGTGGTACAGGACGTACACTTCACCCAGATAACATGGCTGCAGGTCCTGCTTCCTATGGTATGACAGATACTATGGGACGTATGCACTCTGACGCGCAGTTTGCAGGTTCTTCTTCTGTACCAGCTCACGTAGAAATGATGGGACTTATCGGAATGGGTAATAACCCTATGGTAGGTGCTACTGTTGCCGTAGCTGTAAGCATCGAAGAGGCTCACAAAGCTGGTAAATTCTAA